A portion of the Pseudomonas protegens CHA0 genome contains these proteins:
- a CDS encoding isochorismate lyase, protein MEVKNQMSPEQCQGMDDIRREIDALDRAVIALLGARFQYVLAASKFKTSAATVRAEERFKAMLATRRDWAAAEGLNPDAIEKMYSDLVQHFIAEEMKHWQAAQAPSRGAGPLA, encoded by the coding sequence ATGGAAGTGAAGAACCAGATGAGCCCGGAACAATGCCAGGGCATGGACGATATCCGCCGGGAAATCGATGCCCTGGATCGAGCGGTCATCGCCTTGCTCGGCGCGCGCTTCCAGTACGTACTGGCGGCATCGAAATTCAAGACCTCGGCGGCCACCGTACGCGCCGAGGAGCGTTTCAAAGCCATGTTGGCCACTCGTCGCGATTGGGCGGCGGCCGAAGGCCTGAACCCGGATGCCATCGAGAAGATGTACAGCGATCTGGTGCAGCATTTCATCGCCGAGGAGATGAAGCATTGGCAGGCGGCGCAGGCTCCGAGCCGAGGGGCTGGTCCTCTAGCCTAG
- a CDS encoding Fic family protein gives MPAFFHHELELLNPSFDSPLVDVLSELEHLRRLRLEGDTPPAVFYQLKTIFHILESLGSARIEGNHTTLADYIESKVEGTAQDTDPLREVANIEKSMDYIEQTIGPGTPITELTIRELHAMTVQDLEREGDKTPGAYRQGEVQIAQAAHLPPDALMVPSYMQELVEFVNREDLPKYDLMKVALTHHRFGWIHPFGNGNGREVRLLTYAQLMKYGFNVDTGGRVLNPTAVFFNDRERYYAMLATADQGTKAGLEAWCTYVLEGIRDDLEKVNRLTDYRYLTRHILAPAITFARDRQWITAAEETVLTTAIKSGVVKSSDIAQALPKLTAGQRTYQIKKLVDQGMLLPISANARQYTIGFSNSYLIRGMIKALREQGFIPAPLEAP, from the coding sequence ATGCCTGCATTCTTCCATCACGAACTTGAGCTGCTAAACCCATCCTTCGACTCCCCTCTGGTGGACGTGCTGAGCGAGCTTGAGCACCTTCGGCGCTTGCGATTGGAAGGCGATACGCCGCCTGCGGTCTTCTATCAGCTGAAAACGATCTTCCACATCCTGGAAAGCCTGGGTTCGGCGCGCATCGAGGGCAACCACACAACGCTTGCCGACTACATCGAGAGCAAGGTGGAAGGCACAGCCCAGGACACCGACCCGTTACGCGAAGTGGCGAACATCGAAAAATCCATGGATTACATCGAGCAAACCATTGGCCCGGGAACACCAATCACCGAGCTCACCATCAGAGAGCTGCACGCGATGACCGTCCAGGACCTGGAGCGAGAGGGCGATAAGACGCCTGGAGCGTATCGCCAGGGCGAAGTACAGATCGCTCAGGCCGCCCACCTACCTCCTGATGCCCTGATGGTGCCCAGCTACATGCAAGAGCTGGTGGAGTTCGTCAATCGAGAGGACCTACCCAAATACGACCTGATGAAAGTGGCCTTGACCCATCACCGGTTTGGTTGGATTCACCCATTTGGCAACGGCAATGGCCGCGAGGTGCGCCTCCTGACTTATGCACAGCTGATGAAATATGGCTTCAACGTCGATACGGGTGGCCGTGTACTCAACCCTACCGCTGTTTTTTTCAATGATCGGGAACGTTACTACGCCATGCTCGCCACCGCGGACCAAGGAACCAAGGCCGGGCTGGAGGCCTGGTGCACTTACGTTCTAGAGGGCATTAGGGACGACCTGGAAAAGGTCAATCGCCTCACCGACTATCGCTACCTGACCCGGCACATCCTGGCTCCTGCCATTACCTTTGCTCGGGATCGACAATGGATCACTGCAGCGGAAGAAACAGTACTGACCACAGCGATCAAGTCAGGCGTTGTTAAGTCGAGCGACATCGCCCAGGCACTGCCCAAGCTGACTGCCGGACAAAGGACCTATCAAATAAAGAAACTGGTGGACCAGGGCATGCTATTGCCCATCAGCGCCAACGCCCGGCAATACACCATCGGTTTCTCCAACAGCTACCTCATCAGAGGAATGATCAAGGCGCTTCGAGAGCAAGGGTTCATACCGGCACCGCTTGAGGCGCCATGA
- a CDS encoding OFA family MFS transporter has product MSTSNAAASPSAQPAFLSKERIIAKPGFNRWLVPPAALAIHLCIGMAYGFSVFWLPLSKALGVSAPVACEPGMGFIAQIFSSQCDWPISMLGWIYTLFFIFLGCSAAIWGGWLEHAGPRKAGVVSALCWCGGLLISALGIYTHQIWLMWIGSGVIGGIGLGLGYISPVSTLIKWFPDKRGMATGMAIMGFGGGAMVGAPLAAALMGHFATPTSVGVWQSFLVMAAIYFVFMIGGALAYRVPPTGWKPEGWTAPAKKAANAMITHRHVHVNVAWKTPQFRLVWLVLCLNVSAGIGILGMASPLLQEVFAGKLLGNGLTFSQLDAGQLAQIAAIAAGFTGLLSLFNIGGRFFWASFSDYLGRKNTYFVFFALGFALYALIPNLGHLGNIALFVAAFCIILSMYGGGFATVPAYLADLFGTQMVGAIHGRLLTAWAAAGVLGPVLVNYLREYQLSIGVERAAAYDITLYILAGLLVLGFLCNLLVRPVADKYFMTDEQLAAEQALGHDKGADSSVVLEWKASSASLPVVIAAWLVVGIPLAWGVWVTLQKTAVLFH; this is encoded by the coding sequence ATGAGCACTAGCAACGCGGCGGCCAGTCCGTCCGCTCAGCCAGCGTTCTTGTCCAAAGAACGCATCATCGCCAAGCCCGGTTTCAACCGCTGGCTGGTTCCACCGGCCGCTCTGGCCATCCACCTGTGCATCGGCATGGCCTATGGCTTTTCGGTGTTCTGGCTGCCGCTGTCCAAGGCCCTGGGCGTCAGTGCGCCCGTGGCTTGCGAGCCCGGCATGGGCTTCATCGCGCAGATCTTTTCGTCCCAGTGTGACTGGCCGATCTCCATGCTCGGCTGGATCTACACCCTGTTCTTCATCTTCCTGGGGTGCTCGGCGGCGATCTGGGGCGGCTGGCTGGAACATGCCGGCCCGCGCAAGGCCGGTGTGGTTTCGGCACTGTGCTGGTGCGGCGGCCTGCTGATCTCGGCGCTGGGGATCTACACCCACCAGATCTGGCTGATGTGGATAGGCTCCGGGGTCATCGGCGGTATCGGCCTGGGCCTGGGCTATATCTCCCCGGTGTCGACCCTGATCAAGTGGTTCCCGGACAAGCGCGGCATGGCCACCGGCATGGCGATCATGGGCTTTGGCGGCGGCGCCATGGTCGGTGCGCCCCTGGCGGCGGCCCTGATGGGCCACTTTGCAACGCCGACCAGCGTTGGCGTGTGGCAGAGCTTCCTGGTGATGGCGGCCATCTACTTCGTGTTCATGATCGGTGGCGCCCTGGCCTACCGGGTTCCGCCCACCGGCTGGAAGCCTGAGGGCTGGACCGCACCGGCGAAGAAAGCCGCCAATGCGATGATCACCCACCGCCACGTGCACGTGAACGTGGCCTGGAAGACCCCGCAGTTCCGCCTGGTGTGGCTGGTGCTGTGCCTCAACGTTTCGGCCGGTATCGGCATCCTCGGCATGGCCTCGCCCCTGCTGCAGGAAGTGTTTGCCGGCAAGCTGCTGGGCAATGGCCTGACCTTCAGCCAGCTGGACGCCGGGCAACTGGCGCAGATTGCCGCGATTGCCGCCGGCTTCACCGGTTTGCTGAGCCTGTTCAACATCGGCGGGCGGTTCTTCTGGGCGTCGTTCTCCGACTACCTGGGCCGCAAGAACACCTATTTCGTGTTCTTTGCCCTGGGCTTTGCCCTTTATGCGCTGATCCCGAACCTCGGCCACCTGGGCAATATCGCCCTGTTCGTGGCGGCGTTCTGCATCATCCTGTCGATGTACGGCGGCGGTTTCGCCACGGTGCCGGCCTACCTGGCGGACCTGTTCGGCACCCAGATGGTGGGCGCTATCCACGGTCGCCTGCTGACCGCCTGGGCCGCGGCGGGCGTGCTGGGCCCGGTGCTGGTGAACTACCTGCGCGAGTACCAGCTGAGCATCGGCGTCGAGCGCGCTGCGGCTTACGACATCACCCTGTACATCCTCGCCGGCCTGCTGGTGCTGGGCTTTTTGTGCAACCTGCTGGTGCGCCCGGTGGCCGACAAGTACTTCATGACCGATGAGCAACTGGCGGCCGAGCAGGCCCTGGGTCATGACAAGGGCGCTGACAGCAGTGTCGTGCTGGAGTGGAAAGCTTCGTCCGCCAGTCTGCCGGTGGTGATCGCTGCCTGGCTGGTGGTGGGCATTCCCCTGGCCTGGGGTGTGTGGGTGACCTTGCAGAAGACGGCGGTGCTGTTCCATTGA
- the hisA gene encoding 1-(5-phosphoribosyl)-5-[(5-phosphoribosylamino)methylideneamino]imidazole-4-carboxamide isomerase, translated as MLIIPAIDLKDGACVRLRQGRMEDSTVFSDDPVSMAAKWVEGGCRRLHLVDLNGAFEGQPVNGEVVTAIAKRYPNLPIQIGGGIRSLETIEHYVKAGVSYVIIGTKAVKEPEFVAEACRAFPGKVIVGLDAKDGFVATDGWAEVSSVQVIDLAKRFEADGVSAIVYTDIAKDGMMQGCNVPFTAALAAATRIPVIASGGIHNLGDIKALLDAKAPGIIGAITGRAIYEGTLDVAEAQAFCDSYQG; from the coding sequence ATGCTGATTATTCCCGCTATCGATCTCAAGGACGGCGCCTGTGTGCGTCTGCGCCAAGGCCGCATGGAAGACTCCACGGTGTTCTCCGATGACCCGGTGAGCATGGCTGCCAAGTGGGTTGAAGGCGGTTGCCGTCGTCTGCATCTGGTGGACCTGAACGGTGCCTTCGAAGGCCAGCCGGTGAACGGCGAGGTGGTTACCGCGATCGCCAAGCGCTACCCGAACCTGCCGATCCAGATCGGCGGCGGCATCCGCTCCCTGGAAACCATCGAACACTATGTGAAGGCCGGCGTGAGCTACGTGATCATCGGCACCAAGGCGGTCAAGGAGCCGGAGTTCGTCGCCGAGGCCTGTCGCGCGTTCCCCGGCAAGGTGATTGTCGGCCTGGACGCCAAGGACGGTTTCGTCGCCACCGACGGCTGGGCTGAAGTCAGCAGCGTGCAGGTCATCGACCTGGCCAAGCGCTTCGAAGCCGACGGCGTGTCCGCCATCGTTTATACCGACATCGCCAAAGACGGCATGATGCAGGGCTGCAACGTTCCCTTCACCGCAGCCCTAGCGGCCGCTACCCGGATCCCGGTGATCGCTTCCGGCGGCATCCATAACCTGGGCGACATCAAGGCCCTGCTGGACGCCAAGGCGCCAGGAATCATCGGCGCCATCACTGGCCGCGCGATTTATGAAGGCACCCTCGATGTCGCAGAAGCCCAGGCTTTCTGCGATTCGTACCAAGGCTGA
- a CDS encoding AsmA family protein, translated as MKAFGKILGLVILGLLLIIVALGFALTHLFDPNDYKDEIRQIARDKAHIELTLNGDIGWSLFPWLGLELHDAGVATLANPTQPFADLQMLGLSVRVLPLLRREVQMSDVRVEGLNLRLTRNKDGHGNWQDIGKAAPTDKQAETPAASTGEASQPPAGADKPAQPIRLDIDSLTVNNARVEYNDEQTDKQFTAESIQLSTGPIHEATNTPVKLTAFLASSQPAVRVRTELNGELRFDRALKRYQFEDMRLSGEAAGDPLQGKTLTFAAQGQLLLDQAANVAQWTGLKVSLNQLRALGELKVNDLDKTPQISGGISIAQFDLARFVDSIGQTLPAMGEGSLSKVELVSRLQGTPTSLALEDLNLKLDDSTFSGRLAIEDFDKQSLRAQLKADTFNVDRYLPPKSAEANSAASARKAEVQSSEADAMAGAGSTPLPNAPTKGAWSTDRLLPVERLSKLDVDADLNFGQLTLDKLPIQNAALKASGQGGLLKLSSLRGELYNGSFDASGNLDVRQSTPQLSLQTKINRVPVERILESQGQNPPVKGLVTLNSNLSGSGNSQKALIDSLNGTASFVINNGVLLNANIEQQLCQGIAVLNRKNLSSTPRGKDTPFQELKGNLTLRNGVASNPDLKVRIPGMTVNGNGDIDLRVLGMDYRVGIIVEGDLRDNPDPACQVGERFTGIELPLRCRGPLELGAKACRLDKDGLGQVAAKLAGDRLQQKIDEKLGDKVSPELKNALKGLFKR; from the coding sequence ATGAAAGCGTTCGGCAAAATCCTGGGTCTGGTAATTCTCGGGCTGTTGCTGATCATCGTGGCTCTGGGCTTCGCCCTGACCCACCTGTTTGATCCCAACGACTACAAAGACGAGATTCGCCAGATTGCCCGCGACAAGGCCCACATCGAGCTGACGCTCAATGGCGACATCGGCTGGAGCCTGTTCCCCTGGCTGGGCCTGGAACTGCACGATGCCGGCGTCGCCACCCTGGCCAACCCGACCCAACCTTTCGCCGACCTGCAGATGCTCGGCCTGTCGGTCCGGGTGTTGCCGCTGCTGCGCCGCGAAGTGCAGATGAGCGATGTGCGTGTCGAAGGCCTGAACCTGCGCCTGACCCGCAACAAGGACGGCCACGGCAACTGGCAGGACATTGGCAAGGCCGCACCGACCGACAAGCAGGCCGAGACTCCCGCCGCCAGCACCGGCGAAGCCAGCCAACCACCAGCCGGCGCGGACAAACCCGCGCAGCCGATCCGCCTGGACATCGACAGCCTGACCGTGAACAACGCCCGGGTTGAGTACAACGATGAACAGACCGACAAGCAGTTCACCGCCGAAAGCATCCAGCTGAGTACCGGGCCGATTCACGAAGCCACCAACACCCCGGTCAAGCTCACGGCCTTCCTCGCCAGCAGCCAACCCGCAGTGCGCGTGCGCACCGAACTCAATGGCGAACTGCGCTTCGACCGCGCCCTGAAGCGCTACCAGTTCGAAGACATGCGCCTGTCCGGCGAAGCCGCCGGCGACCCGTTGCAAGGCAAGACCCTGACCTTCGCAGCCCAGGGCCAGTTGCTGCTGGACCAGGCCGCCAACGTTGCCCAGTGGACCGGCCTGAAGGTCTCCCTCAATCAGTTGCGCGCCCTGGGTGAGCTCAAGGTCAACGACCTGGACAAGACCCCGCAGATCAGCGGCGGCATCTCCATTGCCCAGTTCGACCTGGCGAGATTCGTCGACAGCATCGGCCAGACCCTGCCCGCCATGGGTGAAGGCAGCCTGAGCAAGGTCGAGCTGGTCAGCCGCCTGCAAGGCACGCCCACCAGCCTGGCCCTGGAAGACCTGAACCTGAAGCTCGACGACAGCACCTTCAGCGGCCGCCTGGCCATCGAGGACTTCGACAAGCAATCCCTGCGCGCCCAGCTCAAGGCCGACACCTTCAATGTCGACCGCTACCTGCCGCCCAAGTCCGCCGAAGCCAACAGCGCGGCATCGGCCCGCAAGGCCGAAGTGCAGAGCAGCGAAGCCGATGCCATGGCCGGAGCCGGCAGCACCCCGCTGCCCAACGCACCGACCAAGGGCGCCTGGAGCACTGACCGCCTGCTGCCGGTGGAGCGCCTGAGCAAACTCGATGTCGATGCCGACCTGAACTTCGGCCAACTGACCCTGGACAAGCTGCCGATCCAGAATGCCGCACTCAAGGCCTCCGGCCAGGGTGGCCTGCTCAAGCTTTCCAGCCTGCGCGGCGAGCTGTACAACGGCAGCTTCGATGCCAGCGGCAACCTCGATGTGCGCCAGAGCACACCGCAGTTGAGCTTGCAGACCAAGATCAACCGGGTGCCGGTGGAACGCATCCTCGAAAGCCAGGGCCAGAATCCTCCGGTCAAGGGCCTGGTGACTCTGAACAGCAACCTCAGCGGCAGCGGCAACAGCCAGAAGGCATTGATCGACAGCCTCAACGGCACCGCCAGCTTCGTCATCAACAACGGCGTGCTGCTCAACGCCAATATCGAACAGCAGCTGTGCCAGGGCATCGCCGTGCTCAACCGCAAGAACCTCAGCAGCACGCCACGGGGCAAGGACACGCCCTTCCAGGAGCTCAAGGGCAACCTGACGCTGCGCAATGGCGTGGCCAGCAACCCGGACCTGAAAGTGCGCATCCCCGGCATGACGGTGAACGGCAACGGCGACATCGACCTGCGAGTGCTGGGCATGGACTACCGGGTCGGCATCATTGTCGAAGGCGACCTGCGGGATAACCCGGACCCGGCCTGCCAGGTGGGCGAGCGCTTTACCGGCATCGAGCTGCCGCTGCGCTGCCGCGGCCCGCTGGAGCTGGGGGCCAAGGCCTGCCGCCTGGACAAGGACGGCCTGGGCCAGGTAGCGGCCAAGCTGGCCGGTGACCGCCTGCAGCAAAAGATCGACGAGAAACTGGGGGACAAGGTCAGCCCGGAACTGAAGAACGCGCTCAAGGGGCTGTTCAAGCGATGA
- the hisH gene encoding imidazole glycerol phosphate synthase subunit HisH: MQTVAVIDYGMGNLHSVAKALEHVGAGKVLITSDASVIREADRVVFPGVGAIRDCMAEIRRLGFDALVREVSQDRPFLGICVGMQALLDHSEENEGVDCIGLFPGQVKFFGKGLIEDGEHLKVPHMGWNEVKQAVDHPLWHNIADLARFYFVHSYYINAGNTRQVVGSGHYGVDFAAALADGSRFAVQFHPEKSHTHGLQLLQNFAAWDGRW, from the coding sequence ATGCAGACCGTCGCCGTTATCGACTACGGCATGGGCAACCTGCACTCGGTGGCCAAGGCCCTGGAGCACGTGGGCGCCGGCAAGGTGCTGATCACCAGCGATGCCAGCGTGATTCGAGAGGCCGACCGGGTGGTGTTCCCCGGAGTGGGCGCGATCCGTGACTGCATGGCCGAGATCCGCCGCCTGGGCTTCGATGCCCTGGTGCGCGAGGTCAGCCAGGACCGTCCGTTCCTCGGTATCTGCGTGGGCATGCAGGCGCTGCTCGACCACAGTGAAGAGAACGAAGGCGTGGACTGCATCGGCCTGTTTCCCGGCCAGGTGAAGTTCTTCGGCAAGGGCCTGATCGAGGATGGCGAGCACCTGAAGGTGCCGCACATGGGCTGGAACGAAGTGAAGCAGGCGGTGGACCACCCGCTATGGCACAACATTGCGGACCTGGCGCGCTTCTACTTCGTGCACAGCTACTACATCAATGCCGGTAACACGCGGCAGGTGGTGGGCAGCGGTCACTATGGCGTGGATTTCGCCGCGGCGCTGGCCGACGGCTCGCGTTTTGCCGTGCAGTTCCACCCGGAGAAAAGCCATACCCACGGCCTGCAGCTGCTGCAGAATTTCGCCGCCTGGGACGGTCGCTGGTAA
- a CDS encoding DMT family transporter has protein sequence MNLSVLYALAAAALFGASTPLAKLLGVDVAPMLLAGLLYLSSGVGLAIVRFARDRGWQRTGLTVREWPWLMGAILFGGVLAPVALMFGLTRTAGATASLMLNLESVLTALLAWVVFRENADRRIVIGMIAIVLGGIVLSWPHQSATAHDWTGPLAVAFACLCWAIDNNLTRKVSASDALFIAGSKGLAAGVVNTSLALAIGAQLPAVTTLGPILLVGFLGYGVSLVLFVLALRGLGSARTGAYFSTAPFLGAVISILILGEPVSLWFLVAAALMAIGVWIHLMENHAHEHQHEPLAHNHRHRHDEHHQHEHGFEWDGSEPHSHPHEHAPIRHSHAHFPDIHHRHKH, from the coding sequence ATGAATCTGAGTGTTCTCTATGCATTGGCTGCCGCCGCCTTGTTCGGCGCCAGTACGCCGCTGGCCAAGCTGTTGGGGGTGGATGTTGCGCCGATGCTCCTGGCCGGGTTGTTGTATCTGAGCAGTGGTGTCGGCCTGGCCATTGTTCGTTTCGCTCGGGATCGAGGTTGGCAACGTACGGGGCTGACGGTGCGCGAGTGGCCGTGGCTGATGGGAGCCATCCTCTTTGGCGGCGTGCTTGCCCCGGTCGCCCTGATGTTCGGCCTGACACGGACGGCGGGTGCCACCGCCTCATTGATGCTCAACCTGGAGTCGGTACTCACGGCGTTGCTGGCGTGGGTGGTGTTCAGGGAGAACGCCGATCGACGGATCGTGATCGGCATGATTGCCATCGTATTAGGCGGGATCGTTCTGTCATGGCCGCACCAGAGCGCCACTGCGCATGACTGGACGGGACCGCTGGCGGTGGCTTTCGCCTGCCTTTGCTGGGCCATTGATAACAACCTGACCCGGAAAGTCTCCGCCTCGGATGCGCTGTTCATTGCGGGCAGCAAAGGCTTGGCGGCGGGGGTGGTCAACACCAGCCTGGCGTTGGCCATCGGCGCGCAACTGCCTGCTGTGACCACGCTGGGCCCGATACTGCTGGTGGGGTTTCTGGGGTACGGCGTCAGCCTGGTGTTGTTCGTCCTGGCCCTGCGTGGGCTGGGCAGTGCGCGAACCGGGGCGTACTTCTCCACGGCGCCATTCCTGGGAGCAGTGATCTCGATTCTGATCCTGGGCGAGCCGGTTTCTCTGTGGTTCCTGGTGGCGGCGGCACTGATGGCCATCGGCGTGTGGATTCACCTCATGGAGAATCATGCCCACGAGCATCAGCATGAGCCTCTCGCGCACAACCATCGCCACCGGCATGACGAGCACCACCAGCATGAACACGGCTTTGAGTGGGACGGCTCAGAGCCCCACAGTCATCCCCATGAGCACGCGCCGATCCGGCATAGCCACGCGCACTTCCCCGATATTCATCATCGGCACAAGCACTGA
- the hisB gene encoding imidazoleglycerol-phosphate dehydratase HisB, translating to MAERKASVERDTLETQIKASINLDGTGKARFDIGVPFLEHMLDQIARHGLIDLDIESKGDLHIDDHHTVEDVGITLGQAFSKAIGDKKGIRRYGHAYVPLDEALSRVVIDFSGRPGLQMHVPFTRATVGGFDVDLFQEFFQGFVNHANVTLHIDTLRGTNTHHQIETVFKAFGRALRMAVELDERMAGQMPSTKGVL from the coding sequence ATGGCCGAACGTAAGGCATCTGTCGAGCGCGACACTCTGGAAACCCAGATCAAAGCCTCGATCAACCTGGATGGCACCGGAAAGGCCCGATTCGATATCGGCGTGCCCTTCCTTGAGCACATGCTGGACCAGATCGCCCGGCACGGGCTGATCGACCTGGACATCGAAAGCAAGGGCGACCTGCATATCGACGACCACCACACCGTGGAGGATGTCGGTATCACCCTCGGCCAGGCATTCAGCAAAGCCATCGGCGACAAGAAAGGCATCCGTCGCTACGGCCATGCCTATGTGCCGCTGGATGAAGCCCTGTCCCGCGTGGTGATCGACTTCTCCGGCCGCCCTGGCCTGCAGATGCATGTGCCGTTCACCCGCGCCACCGTCGGTGGTTTCGATGTCGACCTGTTCCAGGAGTTCTTCCAGGGCTTCGTCAACCACGCCAACGTGACCCTGCACATCGACACCCTGCGCGGCACCAACACTCACCACCAGATCGAGACCGTGTTCAAGGCCTTCGGCCGTGCACTGCGCATGGCGGTGGAGCTGGACGAGCGCATGGCCGGCCAGATGCCGTCCACCAAGGGCGTGCTGTAA
- a CDS encoding oxidative damage protection protein, with translation MTRTVMCRKYQEELPGLERPPYPGAKGQDIFEHVSAKAWADWQKHQTLLINEKRLNMMNAEDRKYLQGEMDKFFSGEEYAKADGYVPPAE, from the coding sequence ATGACCCGCACCGTAATGTGCCGCAAGTACCAGGAAGAACTGCCGGGCCTGGAACGCCCCCCGTACCCGGGCGCCAAAGGCCAGGATATTTTCGAACACGTCTCGGCCAAGGCCTGGGCTGACTGGCAGAAACACCAGACCCTGCTGATCAACGAAAAGCGCCTGAACATGATGAATGCCGAAGACCGCAAATATCTGCAGGGCGAGATGGACAAATTTTTCTCCGGCGAGGAATACGCCAAGGCCGACGGCTACGTGCCACCGGCTGAGTAA
- a CDS encoding DUF2164 domain-containing protein, whose protein sequence is MAIKKPKPPILSLTAEQESEATHKIKRFLEDRFELELGSFEAAEVLELFTREIAPHYYNRAIFDVQAHLKERFESIESDLWALEKN, encoded by the coding sequence ATGGCGATCAAGAAACCCAAGCCGCCGATCCTTAGCCTCACTGCCGAACAGGAGAGCGAGGCGACGCACAAGATCAAGCGTTTCCTGGAGGATCGGTTCGAGCTCGAGCTGGGCTCGTTCGAAGCGGCGGAGGTTCTTGAACTGTTTACCCGCGAAATTGCTCCGCACTATTACAACCGGGCGATTTTCGATGTGCAGGCGCACCTCAAGGAGAGGTTCGAAAGCATCGAAAGCGACCTGTGGGCGCTCGAGAAAAACTGA
- the mutY gene encoding A/G-specific adenine glycosylase — protein MRAEAFSTAVLDWYDRHGRHDLPWQQDINPYRVWVSEIMLQQTQVSTVLNYFDRFMASLPTVQALAEAPEDEVLHLWTGLGYYTRARNLQKTAKIVMAEYGGEFPRDVEKLTELPGIGLSTAGAIASISMGLRAPILDGNVKRVLARFTAQEGYPGEPKVAKQLWAAAERFTPHSRVNHYTQAMMDLGATLCTRSKPSCLLCPLERGCEAHMLGLETRYPIPKPRKEVPQKRTLMPMLANREGAILLYRRPSSGLWGGLWSLPELDGLDDIQHLALQHSLELGQQQQMPGLVHTFSHFQLAIEPWLIRVEESALHVAEADWLWYNLATPPRLGLAAPVKTLLKRAAEVLNAGESS, from the coding sequence ATGAGAGCCGAGGCGTTTTCAACGGCGGTGCTGGACTGGTACGACCGCCACGGCCGCCATGACCTGCCCTGGCAGCAGGACATCAACCCGTATCGGGTATGGGTCTCGGAGATCATGCTGCAACAGACCCAGGTCAGCACCGTGCTCAACTACTTCGACCGCTTCATGGCCTCGCTGCCCACGGTGCAGGCCCTGGCCGAAGCCCCGGAAGACGAAGTGCTGCACCTGTGGACCGGCCTGGGCTACTACACCCGAGCGCGCAACCTGCAGAAGACCGCGAAGATCGTCATGGCCGAATACGGCGGCGAGTTCCCCCGGGACGTGGAAAAGCTCACCGAACTGCCGGGCATCGGCCTGTCCACCGCCGGCGCCATCGCCAGCATCAGCATGGGCCTGCGGGCGCCGATCCTCGACGGCAACGTCAAGCGGGTGCTGGCACGCTTCACCGCCCAGGAGGGCTACCCGGGGGAACCCAAGGTGGCCAAGCAGCTGTGGGCCGCTGCGGAACGCTTCACGCCCCATAGCCGGGTCAACCACTACACCCAGGCGATGATGGACCTGGGGGCAACCCTCTGTACCCGGAGCAAGCCCAGCTGCCTGTTGTGCCCCCTGGAGCGCGGCTGCGAAGCCCACATGCTCGGCCTGGAAACCCGCTACCCGATCCCCAAGCCACGCAAGGAAGTGCCTCAGAAGCGCACCCTGATGCCGATGCTGGCCAACCGCGAAGGCGCCATCCTGCTTTACCGGCGGCCCTCCAGCGGCCTCTGGGGCGGGTTGTGGAGCCTGCCGGAGCTGGATGGCCTGGACGACATCCAGCACCTGGCCCTGCAGCACTCCCTGGAACTGGGCCAGCAACAGCAGATGCCCGGGCTGGTGCACACCTTCAGCCACTTCCAGCTGGCCATCGAACCCTGGCTGATCCGGGTCGAAGAGTCGGCCCTGCACGTCGCCGAGGCCGACTGGCTCTGGTATAACCTCGCCACCCCGCCGCGCCTGGGCCTTGCCGCCCCGGTGAAAACACTGCTCAAACGCGCGGCCGAAGTCTTGAATGCAGGAGAGTCGTCATGA